The Lacipirellula parvula genome window below encodes:
- a CDS encoding NupC/NupG family nucleoside CNT transporter, producing the protein MERVISFLGLFVMVGLAWLMSSHKTRFPWRVVIGGMLLQLVFALLILKTTAGEAFFDGVDGVFNALMDCVDAGSSFVFGQNFKDHYFAFRVLPSIIFFAALMQALYYVGVMQWIVRGLGWVVQRTLGTTGPESLAAAANIFLGQTEAPLVVRPYVNKMTKSELMAIMVPGFGSTAGGVLIAYKGMGIDAGHLLTASVLSAPASLLIAKVMIPETETPEPVEKVELEMGDSGGNLVEAVSMGTLEGLKLALNVGAMLISFLALLALCDGLLGWVGHQVYDVGEWFGWLETGFTFEWSLSAIFARIFWPIAWVMGIETQDCSAAGQLLGIKMASNEFVAYGMFSEWIKPGGEIDLSPRTQVIMTYALCGFANFSSIGIQIGGIGGMAPERQRDLAKLGLRAMLGGALANFMTACIAGMLL; encoded by the coding sequence ATGGAACGCGTGATCAGTTTTCTCGGTTTGTTTGTGATGGTCGGGCTCGCGTGGCTGATGAGCTCGCACAAGACGCGGTTTCCGTGGCGGGTCGTCATTGGCGGCATGTTGCTGCAGCTGGTCTTCGCGCTCTTGATTCTCAAGACGACCGCCGGCGAAGCGTTCTTTGACGGCGTCGACGGCGTGTTCAACGCGCTGATGGATTGCGTCGACGCCGGCTCGAGTTTTGTGTTCGGTCAGAACTTCAAGGACCATTACTTCGCCTTTCGCGTGCTGCCGTCGATCATTTTCTTCGCGGCATTGATGCAGGCGCTCTACTACGTCGGCGTGATGCAGTGGATTGTCCGCGGCCTTGGCTGGGTGGTGCAGCGAACGCTCGGCACCACGGGGCCGGAAAGCCTCGCGGCGGCGGCCAACATTTTTCTTGGGCAAACGGAAGCCCCGCTCGTCGTGCGGCCGTATGTCAACAAGATGACGAAATCGGAGCTGATGGCGATCATGGTTCCCGGCTTTGGCTCCACCGCAGGCGGCGTGCTCATCGCCTACAAGGGCATGGGCATCGACGCGGGTCACCTGCTGACCGCCAGCGTGCTCTCGGCGCCGGCGAGCTTGCTCATCGCGAAGGTCATGATCCCGGAAACCGAAACGCCTGAACCGGTCGAGAAGGTCGAGCTCGAAATGGGCGACTCGGGCGGCAATCTCGTCGAAGCCGTGTCGATGGGGACGCTGGAGGGATTGAAGCTGGCGCTCAACGTCGGCGCGATGCTGATCTCCTTTCTCGCGCTGCTCGCGCTCTGCGACGGGTTGCTCGGTTGGGTCGGACATCAGGTTTACGATGTGGGCGAGTGGTTCGGCTGGCTTGAAACGGGGTTCACCTTCGAGTGGTCGCTCTCGGCGATCTTTGCGCGAATCTTTTGGCCGATCGCTTGGGTGATGGGAATCGAGACGCAAGATTGTTCCGCCGCGGGGCAGTTGCTCGGCATCAAAATGGCTTCGAACGAGTTTGTCGCGTACGGCATGTTCAGCGAGTGGATCAAGCCGGGCGGGGAGATTGACCTCAGCCCGCGAACGCAGGTGATCATGACGTACGCCCTGTGCGGGTTTGCGAATTTCAGCTCGATCGGCATCCAAATCGGCGGCATCGGCGGCATGGCGCCCGAGCGGCAGCGGGATCTCGCGAAGCTCGGCCTGCGGGCGATGCTTGGCGGGGCGCTGGCGAATTTCATGACGGCGTGCATCGCGGGCATGCTGCTGTAG
- the hpt gene encoding hypoxanthine phosphoribosyltransferase, translated as MKTLLSKEELHDGVARMASEIERAFEGRQLTIVGILTGSVVLVADLIRHIDQPMRVGVIQASSYRGATTTRGDLVINSELMLDIAGRDVLLVDDIFDTGHTLQKVVAKLQDFKPASVSSAVLLRKQGRQEADYEPDFTAFNIPDEFVVGYGLDYEDMYRNLPYLAALEPEDLERHRSMHSQAL; from the coding sequence ATGAAAACGCTGCTCAGCAAAGAGGAACTTCACGATGGCGTCGCCCGGATGGCGAGCGAGATCGAGCGGGCCTTCGAGGGGCGGCAGCTCACGATCGTCGGCATCCTCACGGGCAGCGTCGTGTTGGTGGCCGACCTCATCCGCCACATCGACCAGCCGATGCGGGTCGGCGTCATTCAGGCGAGCAGCTACCGCGGCGCGACGACGACCCGCGGCGATCTGGTGATCAACAGCGAGCTGATGCTCGACATCGCCGGCCGCGACGTGCTGTTGGTCGACGACATTTTTGACACTGGGCACACCCTCCAAAAAGTGGTGGCGAAGCTGCAAGACTTTAAGCCGGCCAGCGTCAGCTCGGCCGTGCTGCTGCGGAAGCAAGGGCGGCAGGAAGCCGACTACGAGCCTGACTTCACCGCGTTCAACATTCCGGACGAATTTGTCGTTGGGTACGGCCTCGATTACGAGGACATGTACCGCAACCTGCCGTACCTGGCGGCGCTCGAGCCGGAAGATCTTGAGCGGCATCGGTCGATGCACAGTCAGGCGCTGTAA